The window CCGAGGCGATGTCGAACGGCACCTTCTTCGAGCGCTACAAGCCGTACTTCCGGTTCAGCGAGGAGGAGATGGAGCAGAAGCGCAGCGGGATGCTGTTCGACAAGCTCCCCGCTCCGCTGCGGCCGTTCACCTCGCAGGTGTTCACGAAGCGGGGCCAGACGCTCATGAACACGTTCGGGGTGCCGAAGACGCTCGGCTCGGAGAACCGCAAGCTCGTGGCAGGGTCGCCGCTGCTGCTCGGGGTAATGCTCGACCGCAGCGAATACCGGCCGGGACAGCTGTCGTCGTTCTACTCCGTGTTCAGCATGGGGGCCGCGATGGAGAACGTGTGGCTCACCACGGTCGAGCTCGGGATGGGCATCCAGTTCATCTCCTTCCCGATGGAGGTGCCCGGGCGCTGGGACGAGATCGTGTCACTGCTGCGCGTGCCCGACGACCTGGAGCTCATGGCCGTGTACCGGCTGGGGTACCTGCCGCCCGAGCAGCGGCGCCCGGCGATCGACTGGTCGAGCAGCCAGCGCAAGCTCGCGTCGCAGTACGTGTTCCGCGAGAGCTGCGACACCCCGCAGCAGGGGTGGGACGAGCCGCTGCGCGACGCCAAAGCGGGGTAGGCATCCGCTTGTTCTCTGGATGGACGATCCTCATCGGCACGGTGGCCGTCAAGGCCGAACGCGCCCCGGACGACAGTGACGTT of the Microbacterium sufflavum genome contains:
- a CDS encoding nitroreductase family protein, which produces MELLDAIRRRKTTNGPFLPDPVSEEHQRILLEAAGRAPSQLNSQPWRFVVIENRDTIEQIARISGESMTEAMSNGTFFERYKPYFRFSEEEMEQKRSGMLFDKLPAPLRPFTSQVFTKRGQTLMNTFGVPKTLGSENRKLVAGSPLLLGVMLDRSEYRPGQLSSFYSVFSMGAAMENVWLTTVELGMGIQFISFPMEVPGRWDEIVSLLRVPDDLELMAVYRLGYLPPEQRRPAIDWSSSQRKLASQYVFRESCDTPQQGWDEPLRDAKAG